One genomic window of Mercenaria mercenaria strain notata chromosome 2, MADL_Memer_1, whole genome shotgun sequence includes the following:
- the LOC123563827 gene encoding cell death-inducing p53-target protein 1 homolog isoform X8, which translates to MAAPPPYPGTTDQKGGPPPPNPAYPQQPGPAGYGAQYGQPAPYPAQQYQPAQYNTPYGQNTSTVVVTQPAYTVVQHFRESPVRIKCQFCQADVVTSTYYETGTLTWVACFVIAIVG; encoded by the exons ATGGCTGCTCCACCACCATACCCAGGAACTACTGATCAGAAGGGAGGACCACCACCACCTA ACCCAGCTTACCCACAGCAGCCTGGCCCTG CAGGCTATGGGGCACAGTATGGACAGCCAG CTCCTTATCCAGCTCAGCAGTACCAACCAG ccCAATATAACACTCCATATGGGCAGAACACAAGCACAGTGGTCGTCACCCAGCCTGCTTACACAGTGGTGCAACATTTCCGTGAGTCCCCAGTGCGCATCAAGTGCCAGTTCTGTCAGGCTGACGTGGTTACATCCACTTACTACGAGACAGGTACCCTGACATGGGTGGCCTGCTTCGTCATCGCTATTGTTGGGTAA